In a single window of the Bactrocera dorsalis isolate Fly_Bdor chromosome 2, ASM2337382v1, whole genome shotgun sequence genome:
- the LOC105227040 gene encoding rho GTPase-activating protein 100F isoform X5, protein MQWKKKFTRLKAATGNSRARRMLCCGRRKENGRSVPDVTASPGRAPPGPLPANQMQSFANQQQQQQSQHHQQQQQHQQQQQQRPGGKEPVLLQGDFRKVSGISSEIFRQIEAVENDHDPNTAAALEAVERRGEMIVRILEPRCIGGKQAVEAAHKLMSKGDARHTVQLVEIVKRPGQTLGLYIREGNGADRTDGVFISRIALESAVYNSGCLRVGDEILAVNLVDVTHMSLDDVVIIMSIPRRLVLAIRQRRDSRTTGSPGPPTLSRPEQKPPPVVVIKRDLRDEDLDETDRMPRSRSSRERRTGDGREMTESRSRLGLGLNNYSPQSEQLDMYYNTRTGVSAMNEPPSWGYKPPPPPSVITEQPKGHAFAPSHAYYQNAGTLESLAEKVHAFYPSGPSRRMSTGTGVGLAQQHARFPRSGSDQHLPRVEYADYSNSLGRHSLLRSSLKPGTGAAPIAVGGTLGRYGRYEPPRQSSKYAPPNIGAQSLTRRSRPNLDYSSDTEATIGPRPSYYYYNRPAVGSMPRGAGGAGVGGAGMLGGGPDMAKFNSLPRERPGVRLQGIRSRIGDRIMDESDGNISAPEFNARRDRDLRSRITASPSIFTSDEYRAWLRRAPSSSAIAEQMRMTRDLLSQPRSHRFSCSAENIHDALKNTESIYSSRTGILGTGTLDRHLGMPRPISALPVRSMSSQHIGGPSSIRSPSIRRMRQLLELSAGPASPSGSIMSTGGHQSPAPTPSATLPRTHRQIDINPAEFAKYKLDKPIVDIGGISGMLWIHLLAGRGLRSAPELGAQHVGGPHHAAQTQTRDLYCVIECDRVHKARTVVRSGDLQFDWDESFELDLVGNKQLDVLVYSWDPQHRHKLCYRGAISLSILRQSPLHQLALKVEPRGTIYIRMRHTDPITLYRRRGLPSLRAGYPILFGADLETVVNRESKGAPGSAPVPIVLRRCVEEVERRGLDIIGLYRLCGSATKKRLLREAFERNSRAVELSPEHVPDINVITGVLKDYLRELPEPLFTRCLFQMTVDALAVCLPDDPEGNAKLMLSILDCLPRANRATLVFLLDHLSLVVSNSERNKMSAQALATVMGPPLMLHAANAQPGSDIDHAQPIAVLKYLLQIWPQPQAQHHQAPGGGLVSATGMMGSMVGAGGALAGAGSMSNMAGGVSGRRGESTGQRGSKVSALQADRQLLLQQQAQLMAAGNLLRSSTSPHQLAGSAASAILDQSPLPLPGTPSPGSSSASTGSGSGSGKSTDTIKRGASPSSVKHVKIQESASTYSMAQKKLTKDSPIDDASFPLTSAEAAASTAPTRKGVEFYEPHKPHTKSDEISSYSKYGELGAKTRTSYGDTSTYGTGAGIGASKTALSSLSTEDYKAMRNKSSATSSSSSSQATVLSAAGSTATSAPTTSSDDSDDLISYKSSASTNALLAQSQAMTTSQLMSKYLKREPRVQFTPIKSPDSPSPPGSDGLPKGVYHLTTSNSKTPASTGAISKHSAPSSSEPNGSSNHKGSSPSRQVGGKEASSSSSTSLVSTGRRLFDSLASSEAGASSTTTTAATSATYNDSKSVASSHISNKQQSSEHRSYGSSLFGSSAQAGTSPFATANGNGNGGGSASNGTHNAMHLYGTLPKNGPAANATGNGSSGGAGGMYGSTTSASYYSTSSSSGAHTASSSGVSSMTGSTTSYDYYTPGSASYTSAASTRSYGNGSGNGGGGNYHTLGTYRVQYAATNPFLEAFDAPGNGGGAGNGGNGAGNGNRGSSNNGGNGQQQGNGSSGSSSSHNRTSLLAALHGSDSKNGSDEFDDLK, encoded by the exons aacaacaacatcagcagcagcaacaacaacgacctGGTGGTAAGGAACCGGTCTTGCTGCAAGGTGACTTTCGCAAGGTGTCGGGTATCAGTTCGGAGATCTTTCGGCAGATAGAAGCAGTCGAAAATGATCATGATCCGAATACGGCAGCCGCGCTGGAG GCGGTGGAGAGAAGAGGTGAAATGATCGTGCGCATTCTGGAGCCGCGTTGCATCGGTGGAAAACAAGCCGTGGAGGCAGCTCACAAATTAATGTCCAAAGGAGATGCCCGACATACAGTACAG CTTGTTGAGATCGTGAAGCGTCCGGGCCAGACATTGGGTTTATACATACGTGAGGGTAATGGAGCTGACCGCACCGATGGAGTTTTCATCTCTCGAATAGCATTGGAATCTGCAGTTTACAACAGCGGTTGTTTGAGG GTGGGTGATGAAATTTTGGCCGTTAATTTGGTTGACGTAACTCACATGTCCTTGGATGATGTCGTAATTATTATGTCAATTCCCCGGCGTCTGGTCTTGGCAATACGCCAGAGACGTGACAGTCGCACCACCGGCTCGCCAGGACCACCAACGTTATCACGGCCCGAACAAAAGCCACCGCCAGTTGTCGTAATCAAACGTGATCTCAGAGATGAAGACTTAGATGAGACAGATCGCATGCCAAGATCCCGATCATCACGCGAAAGACGTACAG GAGATGGACGTGAAATGACCGAGTCTCGCTCACGCCTCGGCTTGGGTCTCAACAACTATAGCCCGCAATCCGAGCAATTGGACATGTATTATAATACACGCACCGGTGTGAGTGCGATGAATGAGCCACCCAGTTGGGGTTACAAACCACCGCCACCACCTTCGGTGATAACGGAGCAGCCTAAAGGTCATGCTTTTGCTCCTTCGCATGCGTACTATCAAAATGCTGGCACACTAGAGAGTTTAGCTGAGAAAGTGCACGCATTCTATCCCAGTGGACCCTCACGTCGTATGTCTACCGGTACTGGTGTTGGTTTAGCGCAACAGCATGCACGCTTTCCGCGATCTGGATCAGATCAACATTTGCCACGTGTGGAATATGCAGATTATTCAAATTCTTTGGGTCGTCATTCTTTATTACGGTCCAGCTTGAAACCGGGTACAGGAGCTGCACCCATAGCGGTAGGTGGCACTCTGGGCCGTTATGGCCGTTACGAACCACCGCGTCAATCCTCCAAGTATGCACCGCCGAATATAGGAGCTCAGTCGCTTACACGGCGCTCGCGGCCAAATCTTGATTATTCCAGCGACACAGAGGCAACTATAGGACCACGACCAAGCTATTATTACTACAACCGACCTGCTGTGGGTAGCATGCCACGCGGCGCCGGTGGAGCAGGTGTCGGTGGAGCTGGCATGCTTGGGGGTGGGCCAGATATGGCTAAATTTAATTCACTGCCACGCGAACGTCCGGGTGTGCGTCTACAAGGTATACGCTCACGTATCGGCGATCGTATAATGGATGAAAGTGACGGTAACATATCAGCACCGGAATTCAATGCACGTCGAGATCGCGATCTGAGATCGCGTATAACGGCGAGTCCTTCTATTTTCACTTCGGACGAGTACCGAGCGTGGTTGCGGCGCGCACCCAGCAGTTCAGCTATAGCGGAGCAAATGCGCATGACGAGGGATCTGCTTAGTCAGCCACGATCGCATCGGTTTTCGTGCAGCGCTGAAAATATACACGATGCGTTGAAAAAT accgAAAGCATTTACTCCAGTCGAACGGGCATACTCGGTACTGGTACACTAGATCGTCACTTAGGCATGCCGCGTCCAATTTCAGCATTACCAGTCCGCTCGATGTCATCACAACATATTGGAGGACCATCATCGATACGCTCGCCAAGCATACGGCGTATGCGGCAACTACTCGAGCTGTCCGCTGGTCCGGCTAGTCCAAGTGGCAGTATTATGAGTACCGGCGGTCATCAAAGTCCGGCGCCGACGCCCAGCGCCACATTACCCAGAACGCACAGACAAATTGATATTAATCCAGCGGAGTTTGCCAAGTACAAACTCGACAAACCGATAGTCGATATTGGCGGTATATCGGGCATGTTGTGGATTCATTTGCTTGCGGGCCGTGGCTTACGTTCGGCACCCGAACTAGGCGCACAGCACGTTGGTGGGCCACATCATGCTGCCCAAACACAGACACGTGATCTATATTGTGTAATTGAATGTGATCGTGTGCATAAGGCACGCACAGTAGTGCGATCCGGTGATCTACAATTCGACTGGGACGAGTCTTTCGAGTTGGACTTGGTGGGCAATAAGCAGCTGGATGTATTAGTTTACTCTTGGGATCCGCAACATCGGCACAAGCTGTGCTATCGTGGTGCCATTTCCTTGTCCATACTGCGACAATCACCGCTACACCAGTTGGCGCTAAAGGTGGAACCACGTGGCACTATTTACATACGTATGCGGCATACAGATCCCATAACGTTATATCGACGACGCGGCCTACCTAGCTTAAGAGCCGGCTATCCCATATTATTTGGCGCCGATTTGGAAACGGTGGTGAACCGTGAGTCTAAAGGCGCCCCCGGTAGTGCTCCTGTGCCAATTGTGTTACGACGTTGCGTCGAGGAAGTGGAGCGACGTGGCTTGGATATTATTGGTCTGTACCGTTTGTGTGGCTCAGCAACGAAAAAGCGTCTGCTGCGAGAAGCATTTGAGCGCAATAGTCGAGCCGTGGAATTGAGTCCTGAACATGTTCCTGATATTAATGTTATAACTGGGGTGCTGAAGGACTACCTAAGAGAGTTGCCGGAGCCACTGTTTACGCGTTGTCTGTTCCAGATGACCGTCGATGCTTTGG CGGTTTGCCTGCCCGACGACCCCGAGGGTAATGCGAAACTAATGCTCAGCATACTTGATTGCTTGCCTCGTGCAAATAGg GCGACTTTGGTATTCCTGCTCGATCACTTATCGCTCGTCGTCTCCAATTCGGAACGCAATAAGATGTCAGCTCAAGCTTTGGCCACCGTTATGGGACCACCATTGATGCTACACGCCGCTAACGCTCAACCCGGTTCGGATATCGACCACGCCCAACCAATTGCCGTGCTGAAATATCTGCTGCAGATTTGGCCGCAGCCGCAGGCACAGCACCACCAAGCGCCCGGCGGCGGTCTCGTTAGCGCGACCGGCATGATGGGCAGCATGGTTGGTGCGGGCGGTGCTCTGGCGGGCGCGGGCAGCATGAGCAACATGGCTGGCGGTGTTTCAG GTCGGCGCGGCGAGTCAACAGGGCAGCGTGGAAGCAAAGTCAGTGCGTTGCAAGCGGACAGACAACTTCTACTGCAGCAGCAGGCGCAGCTCATGGCGGCGGGCAATCTTCTACGCTCGTCCACTTCG CCCCATCAATTGGCGGGCTCAGCGGCCTCAGCAATTCTCGACCAATCGCCACTGCCACTTCCAGGCACACCCTCCCCCGGCAGTAGTTCGGCATCGACCGGTTCCGGCTCGGGATCCGGTAAAA GTACTGATACAATAAAACGTGGTGCGTCGCCCTCCTCGGTCAAACATGTGAAAATACAAGAATCCGCCAGTACGTATTCCATGGCACAGAAAAAACTCACAAAAGACTCGCCAATCGATGACGCTTCATTTCCGTTAACCAGTGCCGAAGCAGCAGCATCAACAGCGCCAACAAGAAAAGGTGTCGAATTTTACGAACCGCACAAACCTCATACGAAGAGTGACGAGATCAGCAGTTACTCGAAATATGGCGAGTTGGGCGCAAAAACACGCACATCCTACGGCGACACGAGCACTTATGGTACTGGTGCTGGCATTGGTGCAAGTAAGACAGCACTTTCGAGTCTCTCCACTGAAGATTACAAAGCGATGCGTAATAAATCGAGCGCGACATCATCATCCTCCTCATCACAAGCGACGGTTTTGAGTGCGGCAGGTTCCACTGCCACCTCAGCCCCGACCACATCGTCGGATGACTCGGATGACCTAATATCATATAAGTCCTCAGCATCAACGAACGCATTGCTGGCACAATCGCAAGCAATGACCACATCCCAGCTAATGTCTAAGTATCTTAAGCGGGAGCCGCGTGTACAGTTTACGCCAATCAAATCACCTGATTCTCCATCGCCACCGGGTAGCGATGGTCTGCCTAAAGGCGTTTACCACCTAACGACATCGAACAGTAAAACGCCCGCTTCTACGGGCGCTATTAGTAAACATTCCGCGCCGAGTTCGAGCGAACCCAATGGCAGCAGCAATCACAAGGGCTCATCACCATCTAGGCAAGTCGGCGGCAAGGaagcatcatcatcatcatcaacgtCACTGGTGTCGACTGGTAGGCGACTATTCGACAGTTTGGCATCATCAGAAGCGGGGGctagcagcacaacaacaacagcagcaacgtcTGCAACATATAACGATAGTAAAAGTGTAGCAAGTAGTCACATTAGCAATAAGCAACAAAGTTCAGAACACAGAAGTTATGGTAGTAGTCTGTTTGGTAGTAGCGCGCAGGCTGGCACAAGTCCATTCGCCACGGCCAACGGCAATGGCAATGGCGGCGGCTCAGCGTCCAACGGCACTCACAATGCCATGCACTTGTACGGCACATTGCCCAAAAATGGTCCGGCGGCCAATGCAACAGGTAACGGTTCCTCTGGCGGCGCTGGTGGCATGTACGGTTCCACCACATCCGCCTCATACTATTCGACATCGTCATCGTCGGGTGCGCACACAGCCAGTAGTAGTGGTGTGAGCTCAATGACCGGTTCCACCACCAGCTACGACTACTACACGCCCGGTTCGGCTTCGTATACATCGGCGGCTAGCACGCGCTCGTACGGTAATGGCAGCGGCAATGGGGGCGGTGGTAATTATCACACTTTAGGCACATACAGGGTGCAGTATGCCGCTACTAATCCATTTTTGGAAGCATTCGATGCGCCCGGTAATGGTGGCGGCGCTGGTAATGGTGGCAACGGCGCGGGCAATGGTAATCGCGGTAGTAGCAATAATGGTGGTAATGGACAGCAGCAGGGTAATGGTAGTAGCGGTAGTAGTAGTAGTCACAATCGTACATCGCTCTTAGCCGCCTTACATGGCAGCGACTCGAAGAACGGTAGCGATGAGTTTGACGATCTGAAGTGA
- the LOC105227040 gene encoding rho GTPase-activating protein 100F isoform X2: MQWKKKFTRLKAATGNSRARRMLCCGRRKENGRSVPDVTASPGRAPPGPLPANQMQSFANQQQQQQSQHHQQQQQHQQQQQQRPGGKEPVLLQGDFRKVSGISSEIFRQIEAVENDHDPNTAAALEAVERRGEMIVRILEPRCIGGKQAVEAAHKLMSKGDARHTVQLVEIVKRPGQTLGLYIREGNGADRTDGVFISRIALESAVYNSGCLRVGDEILAVNLVDVTHMSLDDVVIIMSIPRRLVLAIRQRRDSRTTGSPGPPTLSRPEQKPPPVVVIKRDLRDEDLDETDRMPRSRSSRERRDGREMTESRSRLGLGLNNYSPQSEQLDMYYNTRTGVSAMNEPPSWGYKPPPPPSVITEQPKGHAFAPSHAYYQNAGTLESLAEKVHAFYPSGPSRRMSTGTGVGLAQQHARFPRSGSDQHLPRVEYADYSNSLGRHSLLRSSLKPGTGAAPIAVGGTLGRYGRYEPPRQSSKYAPPNIGAQSLTRRSRPNLDYSSDTEATIGPRPSYYYYNRPAVGSMPRGAGGAGVGGAGMLGGGPDMAKFNSLPRERPGVRLQGIRSRIGDRIMDESDGNISAPEFNARRDRDLRSRITASPSIFTSDEYRAWLRRAPSSSAIAEQMRMTRDLLSQPRSHRFSCSAENIHDALKNTESIYSSRTGILGTGTLDRHLGMPRPISALPVRSMSSQHIGGPSSIRSPSIRRMRQLLELSAGPASPSGSIMSTGGHQSPAPTPSATLPRTHRQIDINPAEFAKYKLDKPIVDIGGISGMLWIHLLAGRGLRSAPELGAQHVGGPHHAAQTQTRDLYCVIECDRVHKARTVVRSGDLQFDWDESFELDLVGNKQLDVLVYSWDPQHRHKLCYRGAISLSILRQSPLHQLALKVEPRGTIYIRMRHTDPITLYRRRGLPSLRAGYPILFGADLETVVNRESKGAPGSAPVPIVLRRCVEEVERRGLDIIGLYRLCGSATKKRLLREAFERNSRAVELSPEHVPDINVITGVLKDYLRELPEPLFTRCLFQMTVDALAVCLPDDPEGNAKLMLSILDCLPRANRATLVFLLDHLSLVVSNSERNKMSAQALATVMGPPLMLHAANAQPGSDIDHAQPIAVLKYLLQIWPQPQAQHHQAPGGGLVSATGMMGSMVGAGGALAGAGSMSNMAGGVSGRRGESTGQRGSKVSALQADRQLLLQQQAQLMAAGNLLRSSTSVTNILSQGHHPLSATVNSHLYQSVVGQLAQSPRALQQAVQQPHQLAGSAASAILDQSPLPLPGTPSPGSSSASTGSGSGSGKSTDTIKRGASPSSVKHVKIQESASTYSMAQKKLTKDSPIDDASFPLTSAEAAASTAPTRKGVEFYEPHKPHTKSDEISSYSKYGELGAKTRTSYGDTSTYGTGAGIGASKTALSSLSTEDYKAMRNKSSATSSSSSSQATVLSAAGSTATSAPTTSSDDSDDLISYKSSASTNALLAQSQAMTTSQLMSKYLKREPRVQFTPIKSPDSPSPPGSDGLPKGVYHLTTSNSKTPASTGAISKHSAPSSSEPNGSSNHKGSSPSRQVGGKEASSSSSTSLVSTGRRLFDSLASSEAGASSTTTTAATSATYNDSKSVASSHISNKQQSSEHRSYGSSLFGSSAQAGTSPFATANGNGNGGGSASNGTHNAMHLYGTLPKNGPAANATGNGSSGGAGGMYGSTTSASYYSTSSSSGAHTASSSGVSSMTGSTTSYDYYTPGSASYTSAASTRSYGNGSGNGGGGNYHTLGTYRVQYAATNPFLEAFDAPGNGGGAGNGGNGAGNGNRGSSNNGGNGQQQGNGSSGSSSSHNRTSLLAALHGSDSKNGSDEFDDLK, from the exons aacaacaacatcagcagcagcaacaacaacgacctGGTGGTAAGGAACCGGTCTTGCTGCAAGGTGACTTTCGCAAGGTGTCGGGTATCAGTTCGGAGATCTTTCGGCAGATAGAAGCAGTCGAAAATGATCATGATCCGAATACGGCAGCCGCGCTGGAG GCGGTGGAGAGAAGAGGTGAAATGATCGTGCGCATTCTGGAGCCGCGTTGCATCGGTGGAAAACAAGCCGTGGAGGCAGCTCACAAATTAATGTCCAAAGGAGATGCCCGACATACAGTACAG CTTGTTGAGATCGTGAAGCGTCCGGGCCAGACATTGGGTTTATACATACGTGAGGGTAATGGAGCTGACCGCACCGATGGAGTTTTCATCTCTCGAATAGCATTGGAATCTGCAGTTTACAACAGCGGTTGTTTGAGG GTGGGTGATGAAATTTTGGCCGTTAATTTGGTTGACGTAACTCACATGTCCTTGGATGATGTCGTAATTATTATGTCAATTCCCCGGCGTCTGGTCTTGGCAATACGCCAGAGACGTGACAGTCGCACCACCGGCTCGCCAGGACCACCAACGTTATCACGGCCCGAACAAAAGCCACCGCCAGTTGTCGTAATCAAACGTGATCTCAGAGATGAAGACTTAGATGAGACAGATCGCATGCCAAGATCCCGATCATCACGCGAAAGAC GAGATGGACGTGAAATGACCGAGTCTCGCTCACGCCTCGGCTTGGGTCTCAACAACTATAGCCCGCAATCCGAGCAATTGGACATGTATTATAATACACGCACCGGTGTGAGTGCGATGAATGAGCCACCCAGTTGGGGTTACAAACCACCGCCACCACCTTCGGTGATAACGGAGCAGCCTAAAGGTCATGCTTTTGCTCCTTCGCATGCGTACTATCAAAATGCTGGCACACTAGAGAGTTTAGCTGAGAAAGTGCACGCATTCTATCCCAGTGGACCCTCACGTCGTATGTCTACCGGTACTGGTGTTGGTTTAGCGCAACAGCATGCACGCTTTCCGCGATCTGGATCAGATCAACATTTGCCACGTGTGGAATATGCAGATTATTCAAATTCTTTGGGTCGTCATTCTTTATTACGGTCCAGCTTGAAACCGGGTACAGGAGCTGCACCCATAGCGGTAGGTGGCACTCTGGGCCGTTATGGCCGTTACGAACCACCGCGTCAATCCTCCAAGTATGCACCGCCGAATATAGGAGCTCAGTCGCTTACACGGCGCTCGCGGCCAAATCTTGATTATTCCAGCGACACAGAGGCAACTATAGGACCACGACCAAGCTATTATTACTACAACCGACCTGCTGTGGGTAGCATGCCACGCGGCGCCGGTGGAGCAGGTGTCGGTGGAGCTGGCATGCTTGGGGGTGGGCCAGATATGGCTAAATTTAATTCACTGCCACGCGAACGTCCGGGTGTGCGTCTACAAGGTATACGCTCACGTATCGGCGATCGTATAATGGATGAAAGTGACGGTAACATATCAGCACCGGAATTCAATGCACGTCGAGATCGCGATCTGAGATCGCGTATAACGGCGAGTCCTTCTATTTTCACTTCGGACGAGTACCGAGCGTGGTTGCGGCGCGCACCCAGCAGTTCAGCTATAGCGGAGCAAATGCGCATGACGAGGGATCTGCTTAGTCAGCCACGATCGCATCGGTTTTCGTGCAGCGCTGAAAATATACACGATGCGTTGAAAAAT accgAAAGCATTTACTCCAGTCGAACGGGCATACTCGGTACTGGTACACTAGATCGTCACTTAGGCATGCCGCGTCCAATTTCAGCATTACCAGTCCGCTCGATGTCATCACAACATATTGGAGGACCATCATCGATACGCTCGCCAAGCATACGGCGTATGCGGCAACTACTCGAGCTGTCCGCTGGTCCGGCTAGTCCAAGTGGCAGTATTATGAGTACCGGCGGTCATCAAAGTCCGGCGCCGACGCCCAGCGCCACATTACCCAGAACGCACAGACAAATTGATATTAATCCAGCGGAGTTTGCCAAGTACAAACTCGACAAACCGATAGTCGATATTGGCGGTATATCGGGCATGTTGTGGATTCATTTGCTTGCGGGCCGTGGCTTACGTTCGGCACCCGAACTAGGCGCACAGCACGTTGGTGGGCCACATCATGCTGCCCAAACACAGACACGTGATCTATATTGTGTAATTGAATGTGATCGTGTGCATAAGGCACGCACAGTAGTGCGATCCGGTGATCTACAATTCGACTGGGACGAGTCTTTCGAGTTGGACTTGGTGGGCAATAAGCAGCTGGATGTATTAGTTTACTCTTGGGATCCGCAACATCGGCACAAGCTGTGCTATCGTGGTGCCATTTCCTTGTCCATACTGCGACAATCACCGCTACACCAGTTGGCGCTAAAGGTGGAACCACGTGGCACTATTTACATACGTATGCGGCATACAGATCCCATAACGTTATATCGACGACGCGGCCTACCTAGCTTAAGAGCCGGCTATCCCATATTATTTGGCGCCGATTTGGAAACGGTGGTGAACCGTGAGTCTAAAGGCGCCCCCGGTAGTGCTCCTGTGCCAATTGTGTTACGACGTTGCGTCGAGGAAGTGGAGCGACGTGGCTTGGATATTATTGGTCTGTACCGTTTGTGTGGCTCAGCAACGAAAAAGCGTCTGCTGCGAGAAGCATTTGAGCGCAATAGTCGAGCCGTGGAATTGAGTCCTGAACATGTTCCTGATATTAATGTTATAACTGGGGTGCTGAAGGACTACCTAAGAGAGTTGCCGGAGCCACTGTTTACGCGTTGTCTGTTCCAGATGACCGTCGATGCTTTGG CGGTTTGCCTGCCCGACGACCCCGAGGGTAATGCGAAACTAATGCTCAGCATACTTGATTGCTTGCCTCGTGCAAATAGg GCGACTTTGGTATTCCTGCTCGATCACTTATCGCTCGTCGTCTCCAATTCGGAACGCAATAAGATGTCAGCTCAAGCTTTGGCCACCGTTATGGGACCACCATTGATGCTACACGCCGCTAACGCTCAACCCGGTTCGGATATCGACCACGCCCAACCAATTGCCGTGCTGAAATATCTGCTGCAGATTTGGCCGCAGCCGCAGGCACAGCACCACCAAGCGCCCGGCGGCGGTCTCGTTAGCGCGACCGGCATGATGGGCAGCATGGTTGGTGCGGGCGGTGCTCTGGCGGGCGCGGGCAGCATGAGCAACATGGCTGGCGGTGTTTCAG GTCGGCGCGGCGAGTCAACAGGGCAGCGTGGAAGCAAAGTCAGTGCGTTGCAAGCGGACAGACAACTTCTACTGCAGCAGCAGGCGCAGCTCATGGCGGCGGGCAATCTTCTACGCTCGTCCACTTCGGTAACCAACATACTCTCACAAGGCCATCATCCGCTCTCAGCCACAGTCAACAGTCATCTGTATCAATCAGTAGTGGGTCAGTTAGCTCAATCGCCTCGAGCCTTGCAACAAGCGGTGCAACAG CCCCATCAATTGGCGGGCTCAGCGGCCTCAGCAATTCTCGACCAATCGCCACTGCCACTTCCAGGCACACCCTCCCCCGGCAGTAGTTCGGCATCGACCGGTTCCGGCTCGGGATCCGGTAAAA GTACTGATACAATAAAACGTGGTGCGTCGCCCTCCTCGGTCAAACATGTGAAAATACAAGAATCCGCCAGTACGTATTCCATGGCACAGAAAAAACTCACAAAAGACTCGCCAATCGATGACGCTTCATTTCCGTTAACCAGTGCCGAAGCAGCAGCATCAACAGCGCCAACAAGAAAAGGTGTCGAATTTTACGAACCGCACAAACCTCATACGAAGAGTGACGAGATCAGCAGTTACTCGAAATATGGCGAGTTGGGCGCAAAAACACGCACATCCTACGGCGACACGAGCACTTATGGTACTGGTGCTGGCATTGGTGCAAGTAAGACAGCACTTTCGAGTCTCTCCACTGAAGATTACAAAGCGATGCGTAATAAATCGAGCGCGACATCATCATCCTCCTCATCACAAGCGACGGTTTTGAGTGCGGCAGGTTCCACTGCCACCTCAGCCCCGACCACATCGTCGGATGACTCGGATGACCTAATATCATATAAGTCCTCAGCATCAACGAACGCATTGCTGGCACAATCGCAAGCAATGACCACATCCCAGCTAATGTCTAAGTATCTTAAGCGGGAGCCGCGTGTACAGTTTACGCCAATCAAATCACCTGATTCTCCATCGCCACCGGGTAGCGATGGTCTGCCTAAAGGCGTTTACCACCTAACGACATCGAACAGTAAAACGCCCGCTTCTACGGGCGCTATTAGTAAACATTCCGCGCCGAGTTCGAGCGAACCCAATGGCAGCAGCAATCACAAGGGCTCATCACCATCTAGGCAAGTCGGCGGCAAGGaagcatcatcatcatcatcaacgtCACTGGTGTCGACTGGTAGGCGACTATTCGACAGTTTGGCATCATCAGAAGCGGGGGctagcagcacaacaacaacagcagcaacgtcTGCAACATATAACGATAGTAAAAGTGTAGCAAGTAGTCACATTAGCAATAAGCAACAAAGTTCAGAACACAGAAGTTATGGTAGTAGTCTGTTTGGTAGTAGCGCGCAGGCTGGCACAAGTCCATTCGCCACGGCCAACGGCAATGGCAATGGCGGCGGCTCAGCGTCCAACGGCACTCACAATGCCATGCACTTGTACGGCACATTGCCCAAAAATGGTCCGGCGGCCAATGCAACAGGTAACGGTTCCTCTGGCGGCGCTGGTGGCATGTACGGTTCCACCACATCCGCCTCATACTATTCGACATCGTCATCGTCGGGTGCGCACACAGCCAGTAGTAGTGGTGTGAGCTCAATGACCGGTTCCACCACCAGCTACGACTACTACACGCCCGGTTCGGCTTCGTATACATCGGCGGCTAGCACGCGCTCGTACGGTAATGGCAGCGGCAATGGGGGCGGTGGTAATTATCACACTTTAGGCACATACAGGGTGCAGTATGCCGCTACTAATCCATTTTTGGAAGCATTCGATGCGCCCGGTAATGGTGGCGGCGCTGGTAATGGTGGCAACGGCGCGGGCAATGGTAATCGCGGTAGTAGCAATAATGGTGGTAATGGACAGCAGCAGGGTAATGGTAGTAGCGGTAGTAGTAGTAGTCACAATCGTACATCGCTCTTAGCCGCCTTACATGGCAGCGACTCGAAGAACGGTAGCGATGAGTTTGACGATCTGAAGTGA